In uncultured Methanobacterium sp., a genomic segment contains:
- a CDS encoding ATP synthase subunit K (produces ATP from ADP in the presence of a proton gradient across the membrane; the K subunit is a nonenzymatic component which binds the dimeric form by interacting with the G and E subunits): protein MVEVALGTALACIGAGLAVGFAGLGSGLGQGIAAAGSVGAVAEDEDMFARGIIFTALPETQAIYGFLIAILLMVFTIMANKALAPSLGLVAIGAGAAIGFAGLGSGMGQGITASSAVGAVVENEDMFARGIIFTALSETQAIYGFLIAILLMVFGGILG, encoded by the coding sequence ATGGTAGAAGTCGCTTTAGGAACAGCATTAGCCTGTATAGGTGCTGGATTAGCAGTCGGTTTTGCAGGATTAGGATCAGGTTTAGGACAGGGAATAGCAGCAGCAGGAAGTGTAGGTGCTGTGGCCGAAGATGAAGACATGTTCGCCAGAGGTATCATCTTCACAGCACTGCCTGAAACTCAGGCTATTTACGGATTTCTAATTGCTATACTGCTTATGGTTTTCACAATTATGGCTAACAAAGCACTGGCTCCTTCCCTAGGTCTAGTAGCAATAGGTGCAGGAGCAGCAATAGGATTTGCTGGTCTTGGTTCTGGTATGGGTCAAGGTATAACCGCATCCTCAGCAGTAGGAGCAGTAGTTGAAAACGAAGACATGTTCGCCAGAGGTATCATCTTCACAGCACTATCCGAGACCCAGGCTATTTACGGTTTCCTGATTGCTATACTCCTCATGGTATTCGGCGGAATTCTGGGATGA
- a CDS encoding V-type proton ATPase subunit E translates to MSAGTDKIVSSIMSDAQIKAESILAEAEKENESILSEGQVKAAAEKEKILENAKKTAQMRYQQIISEAKMNSRRMELEAREEVIEDAFAKAEENLKEIASSDAAEYKTSLEKVITEAGTEIGGGDLIVHVKQSDVAKIKGNLPTIEKSISDQTGTPTKLEMGADINTIGGAILKTKNGEIEVNNTIEARMLRFKKSLRSEVAGILFK, encoded by the coding sequence ATGAGCGCCGGGACAGATAAGATAGTCTCAAGTATAATGTCTGATGCCCAGATAAAAGCAGAATCCATATTAGCGGAAGCTGAAAAGGAAAATGAATCCATTCTCTCTGAAGGCCAAGTGAAAGCAGCAGCTGAAAAAGAGAAAATCTTAGAAAATGCTAAAAAAACAGCACAAATGAGGTATCAGCAGATTATCTCAGAAGCTAAGATGAACTCCCGGAGAATGGAACTTGAGGCTCGAGAAGAAGTAATAGAAGATGCTTTTGCTAAAGCTGAAGAAAATCTCAAGGAAATAGCTTCCTCAGATGCAGCCGAATACAAAACATCTCTTGAAAAAGTAATCACAGAAGCTGGTACAGAAATTGGCGGTGGTGACCTTATAGTCCATGTTAAACAGAGCGATGTGGCTAAAATAAAAGGCAACTTACCTACTATTGAAAAAAGTATCAGTGACCAAACAGGTACCCCCACTAAACTGGAGATGGGAGCAGACATCAACACCATTGGAGGAGCTATCCTAAAAACCAAAAATGGTGAAATAGAGGTTAACAATACCATCGAAGCAAGGATGTTAAGATTCAAAAAATCTCTAAGATCTGAAGTAGCAGGGATACTGTTCAAATAA
- a CDS encoding V-type ATP synthase subunit I: MFKPARMKKLRIITLDKYADSAVNSLHEAALVQIEDISERIQQDAEWGQILKPSSASPFTGKISSLLMKTSGTADFLKSVARKEKGILPLVKGFINPPPIEKVEVEALSVQELIQKAEKILGEVEAQTKPKEEKINQLDSRKTELENAVKVAENLSNFDVDLGLLEESDYVSFISGRISTESYDEFKGNLKDFNDEIVVFDQESKIKGFKTLVVVTLQKNADEVLSQLRKLEFERFEFSGLSGKPNEIIQKSESELESVAREKESILNELAEISAEWFEKLRALKEELEIEKQRSEVFSSFGETEKTVMFEGWVPEKKLKKALLTIDTSTEGHSIVDVTDPDVEKDNIPIQLDNPRFAKPYEMFVHMYSPPNYREIDPTVMMAIIFPFFFGFCLTESGYGVADALIGFIIFRGLGRNSKTMANLGLIMVACGVWAIIMGLITNSFIGDFIPRFIWGNSALALPTTIPSINSFVHPENILIIALIVGVLHLNMGLIFGTYNNLVRGDVREALGAQIVWFVLEAGIILLAVGYLLGFGVLLYSGVGILLLSIIMLVYFNGLFGLMDLSGFLGNVLSYARLLALCLSTGGIAMTVNILSGICAEMIPVIGIIIAPIVFIGGQIANGAFQTLGAFINSLRLHYVEFFAQFYIGGSQKFKAFRAKRKFTEIGGK; encoded by the coding sequence ATGTTCAAACCGGCAAGGATGAAAAAGCTCAGGATAATCACCCTGGACAAATACGCTGATTCGGCAGTGAATTCACTTCACGAAGCAGCACTGGTCCAGATTGAGGACATATCCGAGCGCATACAACAGGACGCGGAATGGGGACAGATCCTGAAACCATCCAGCGCCTCTCCTTTTACCGGTAAAATTTCTTCCCTTTTAATGAAAACCTCAGGGACTGCTGATTTTCTAAAGTCGGTGGCCCGAAAGGAGAAGGGAATTTTACCCCTGGTGAAGGGTTTCATAAACCCCCCTCCCATTGAAAAAGTAGAAGTAGAAGCTCTTAGTGTTCAGGAACTTATCCAGAAAGCAGAAAAAATTCTGGGAGAAGTTGAAGCCCAGACAAAACCCAAAGAAGAAAAGATCAACCAGTTAGATTCCAGGAAAACTGAACTTGAAAATGCAGTTAAAGTTGCAGAAAATCTTTCCAATTTTGATGTTGACCTCGGTCTTCTTGAAGAATCAGATTACGTCTCTTTCATTTCTGGTAGAATATCCACAGAATCCTATGATGAATTCAAAGGAAATCTGAAGGACTTTAATGATGAAATTGTTGTTTTTGACCAGGAAAGTAAAATAAAAGGATTTAAAACTCTGGTTGTAGTGACTCTGCAAAAAAATGCAGATGAAGTTTTAAGTCAACTGCGTAAACTTGAATTTGAAAGATTCGAATTTTCCGGCCTCTCAGGCAAACCAAATGAAATAATCCAGAAATCAGAATCTGAACTGGAATCTGTAGCCCGTGAAAAGGAATCTATCTTAAACGAACTGGCAGAGATATCTGCTGAATGGTTCGAGAAACTCAGAGCTCTTAAAGAAGAGTTAGAGATAGAAAAACAACGCAGTGAAGTATTCTCTTCATTTGGTGAAACTGAAAAAACAGTTATGTTTGAAGGATGGGTCCCTGAGAAAAAACTCAAAAAGGCTCTTTTAACCATTGACACGTCAACTGAAGGTCATTCCATCGTAGATGTAACTGACCCAGACGTGGAAAAAGATAACATTCCCATTCAACTTGACAACCCCAGATTCGCCAAACCATATGAAATGTTTGTGCACATGTATTCTCCCCCAAACTATCGGGAGATCGACCCCACAGTTATGATGGCCATTATATTCCCATTCTTTTTCGGTTTCTGTTTAACCGAATCCGGTTACGGTGTAGCTGATGCCCTTATAGGTTTCATCATATTCCGTGGACTAGGAAGAAACAGTAAAACCATGGCCAACCTTGGTCTGATCATGGTTGCCTGTGGAGTATGGGCTATAATCATGGGATTAATTACTAACAGTTTCATAGGAGATTTTATACCCAGATTTATTTGGGGAAATTCAGCATTAGCTCTTCCAACCACCATACCATCCATAAACTCCTTCGTTCACCCTGAAAACATCCTCATAATCGCTTTGATTGTAGGTGTTCTCCATTTGAACATGGGTTTAATATTCGGAACATACAACAACTTAGTCCGAGGAGATGTTCGGGAAGCATTAGGAGCCCAAATTGTATGGTTTGTCCTGGAAGCAGGCATAATATTACTGGCAGTAGGTTATCTCTTAGGATTTGGAGTACTCCTTTACTCTGGAGTAGGCATCCTTCTTTTAAGCATAATCATGCTGGTTTACTTCAATGGTCTTTTCGGACTCATGGATCTGTCAGGTTTCCTGGGAAACGTTCTTTCATACGCCAGGCTCCTGGCATTATGTCTTTCCACCGGTGGAATCGCAATGACAGTTAACATATTATCTGGAATTTGTGCTGAAATGATCCCGGTGATTGGAATAATAATTGCACCAATAGTATTTATTGGAGGGCAGATTGCAAACGGTGCCTTCCAGACCCTGGGTGCCTTCATAAATTCATTACGTTTGCATTATGTTGAGTTTTTCGCTCAGTTTTACATAGGTGGAAGTCAAAAATTCAAGGCTTTCCGTGCCAAAAGAAAGTTTACTGAAATAGGAGGAAAATAA